Below is a genomic region from Balaenoptera acutorostrata chromosome 9, mBalAcu1.1, whole genome shotgun sequence.
gtgggcttagttgccctgtagcatgtgggatcttagttccccgaccagggatcaaacccaagttccctgcattggaagggagattcctaaccactggaccaccaggaaagtcccagtgAGCTTTTAGATTCAAGCAGTTTGTTACATAGGCAGTGAAAAGAGTAAGCCCAAAGTGCCAGCTTCCCAGGTTGTCCAACACACCAAAAAGGACCATACTGATACAAATAGGGCTGGATGACTGCAGTGTGAGCTGTGCGGTACTTTTGCTGGGGAGCCAAGTCTAGACTGCAGCTACGTGCTTTATATGTACAGCTCTAATCTGAGAGCACAAAGTCCCATACCCCATCAGAACTGGGAGTTGATGAGAAACTCTTTCATAATGGTCTCCCATGAGATAGGGAAGACGAGTGGGAGATGGCCTCCTAGCAGTTCCTTTCAGGCCTCCCGTCCTCTTGTGTTCCAGGAGGATCACACAGACCTTCAGCCAAAACTCTAAGCTGCAGTTCAATGCTTTGCCTGTAAGGATACGTGCAAGGCTGCCAGGGCACCTTGATAGAGCCGTTCCCCTAcataaatgttttacatattaaaattagGCAAAAAGGCTATAAGCTCGTGTGCGGTGGCGGAGTCGGCATAGTAGTCGGCAGCGGCTGCAGCAAGAGTTTGGCACTATGTCTCACACCATTTTGCTGGTACAGCCTACCAAGAGGCCAGAAGGCAGAACTTATGCTATTAATCtgtgaatgaatgcatggaaGGTGTTTGTAAAATGTATGAAGAACATCTAAAGAGAGTGAATCCCAACAGCCCTTCTATCACGTATATCAGtcagttatttaattttattgatgacCTGGAAGACCTCAGCTGCCTTGTTTACCGAGCTGATACCCAGACATACCAGCCTTATAACAAAGACTGGATTAAAGAGATCTATATGCTCCTTCGTCAACAGGCCAGGAAACAGTTGAGTTTGGAAGCAttagggggatgggggtgggcttGGAACACAGGTGTGTACAGAGTGCTGTAGTAGAAGTTTT
It encodes:
- the LOC130708856 gene encoding LOW QUALITY PROTEIN: enhancer of rudimentary homolog (The sequence of the model RefSeq protein was modified relative to this genomic sequence to represent the inferred CDS: inserted 1 base in 1 codon; substituted 1 base at 1 genomic stop codon), which translates into the protein MSHTILLVQPTKRPEGRTYXYXSVNECMEGVCKMYEEHLKRVNPNSPSITYISQLFNFIDDLEDLSCLVYRADTQTYQPYNKDWIKEIYMLLRQQARKQLSLEALGGWGWAWNTGVYRVL